Proteins from a genomic interval of Vanacampus margaritifer isolate UIUO_Vmar chromosome 4, RoL_Vmar_1.0, whole genome shotgun sequence:
- the mtfmt gene encoding methionyl-tRNA formyltransferase, mitochondrial isoform X1 produces the protein MRSGGRVVGATLAVLRLPRLSGGGSVASAGRKPETLWPPWGPRRRLCSSGPPWRILFFGSDHFAVKTLKVLVTERSRAGGAVSSLEVATLSTDVPVVDFARRECLTLHRWPLGDVDGRFDVGVVVSFGCLLHQSLIKKFPYGILNVHPSLLPRWRGAAPIFHTILNGDAVTGVTIMQIRPHRFDVGPILNQCLHAVPETSTADQLADVLAAKAAPLLLDTLCNLPQKIADKREQSPTGAIFAPKISASMSWIVWEEQTCQQIDRLYRAIGSRRCLRTTWTDRTIKLVDFAGTCRISFAGQSRRRRRRPPLCRCTSRLLAASAFILCVRVSDASGERTPGSVSFRKESNTLAVRCKDGWVAFKAVILKKRLTAADFYNGYLHQTHGATAFVSPPRASTGEMPPCHAHKKTTCVS, from the exons ATGCGGAGCGGCGGCAGGGTGGTTGGGGCCACGCTGGctgtcctccgcctcccccGGCTCAGCGGTGGCGGCAGTGTGGCGTCTGCGGGGCGGAAGCCAGAAACCCTGTGGCCCCCATGGGGGCCCCGCAGGCGCCTGTGCTCGTCCGGACCCCCATGGAGGATCCTGTTCTTCGGCTCGGATCACTTCGCTGTAAAGACCCTTAAGGTCCTTGTGACAGAAAG GAGTCGCGCGGGTGGCGCCGTGTCGTCGTTGGAGGTGGCAACGCTGAGCACCGACGTTCCGGTGGTGGACTTCGCCCGGCGCGAGTGTCTCACGCTGCACCGATGGCCGCTGGGAGACGTGGACGGACGCTTTGACGTGGGCGTGGTTGTGTCTTTCGGCTGTTTGCTCCACCAAAGTCTCATCAAAAAGTTCCCGTA CGGCATCCTGAACGTCCATCCCAGCCTTCTTCCTCGTTGGCGCGGTGCCGCGCCGATCTTCCACACCATCCTCAACGGAGACGCCGTGACGGGCGTGACCATCATGCAGATACGACCTCACag GTTCGACGTGGGTCCAATCCTGAACCAGTGTCTCCACGCAGTCCCCGAGACCAGCACTGCCGACCAGCTCGCCGACGTCCTCGCTGCCAAAGCAGCTCCGCTG CTCTTGGACACATTATGCAATTTGCCTCAGAAGATAGCTGACAAGCGGGAGCAGAGCCCGACCGGCGCCATCTTTG CCCCCAAGATCAGCGCCTCCATGAGCTGGATTGTGTGGGAGGAGCAGACGTGCCAGCAAATCGACCGCCTCTACCGAGCCATCGGATCGCGG CGTTGTCTGAGGACGACGTGGACGGATCGCACCATCAAGCTCGTGGACTTTGCGGGGACGTGTCGCATTTCCTTTGCAGGCCAgtctcgccgccgccgccgccgcccgcctTTGTGCCGGTGCACTTCCCGTTTGCTCGCTGCCTCGgctttcattttgtgtgtgcgcgtttcaGATGCGAGCGGTGAACGGACGCCGGGCTCAGTGAGCTTCCGCAAGGAATCCAACACGTTGGCCGTCCGCTGCAAg GACGGCTGGGTGGCCTTCAAAGCGGTGATCCTGAAGAAGCGTCTGACGGCGGCAGATTTTTACAACGGTTACTTGCACCAGACGCACGGCGCCACCGCCTTCGTCAGCCCGCCGAGGGCGTCGACTGGCGAGATGCCTCCGTGCCACGCCCACAAAAAGACCACGTGCGTTTCCTGA
- the mtfmt gene encoding methionyl-tRNA formyltransferase, mitochondrial isoform X2, with protein MRSGGRVVGATLAVLRLPRLSGGGSVASAGRKPETLWPPWGPRRRLCSSGPPWRILFFGSDHFAVKTLKVLVTERSRAGGAVSSLEVATLSTDVPVVDFARRECLTLHRWPLGDVDGRFDVGVVVSFGCLLHQSLIKKFPYGILNVHPSLLPRWRGAAPIFHTILNGDAVTGVTIMQIRPHRFDVGPILNQCLHAVPETSTADQLADVLAAKAAPLLLDTLCNLPQKIADKREQSPTGAIFAPKISASMSWIVWEEQTCQQIDRLYRAIGSRRCLRTTWTDRTIKLVDFAGTCRISFADASGERTPGSVSFRKESNTLAVRCKDGWVAFKAVILKKRLTAADFYNGYLHQTHGATAFVSPPRASTGEMPPCHAHKKTTCVS; from the exons ATGCGGAGCGGCGGCAGGGTGGTTGGGGCCACGCTGGctgtcctccgcctcccccGGCTCAGCGGTGGCGGCAGTGTGGCGTCTGCGGGGCGGAAGCCAGAAACCCTGTGGCCCCCATGGGGGCCCCGCAGGCGCCTGTGCTCGTCCGGACCCCCATGGAGGATCCTGTTCTTCGGCTCGGATCACTTCGCTGTAAAGACCCTTAAGGTCCTTGTGACAGAAAG GAGTCGCGCGGGTGGCGCCGTGTCGTCGTTGGAGGTGGCAACGCTGAGCACCGACGTTCCGGTGGTGGACTTCGCCCGGCGCGAGTGTCTCACGCTGCACCGATGGCCGCTGGGAGACGTGGACGGACGCTTTGACGTGGGCGTGGTTGTGTCTTTCGGCTGTTTGCTCCACCAAAGTCTCATCAAAAAGTTCCCGTA CGGCATCCTGAACGTCCATCCCAGCCTTCTTCCTCGTTGGCGCGGTGCCGCGCCGATCTTCCACACCATCCTCAACGGAGACGCCGTGACGGGCGTGACCATCATGCAGATACGACCTCACag GTTCGACGTGGGTCCAATCCTGAACCAGTGTCTCCACGCAGTCCCCGAGACCAGCACTGCCGACCAGCTCGCCGACGTCCTCGCTGCCAAAGCAGCTCCGCTG CTCTTGGACACATTATGCAATTTGCCTCAGAAGATAGCTGACAAGCGGGAGCAGAGCCCGACCGGCGCCATCTTTG CCCCCAAGATCAGCGCCTCCATGAGCTGGATTGTGTGGGAGGAGCAGACGTGCCAGCAAATCGACCGCCTCTACCGAGCCATCGGATCGCGG CGTTGTCTGAGGACGACGTGGACGGATCGCACCATCAAGCTCGTGGACTTTGCGGGGACGTGTCGCATTTCCTTTGCAG ATGCGAGCGGTGAACGGACGCCGGGCTCAGTGAGCTTCCGCAAGGAATCCAACACGTTGGCCGTCCGCTGCAAg GACGGCTGGGTGGCCTTCAAAGCGGTGATCCTGAAGAAGCGTCTGACGGCGGCAGATTTTTACAACGGTTACTTGCACCAGACGCACGGCGCCACCGCCTTCGTCAGCCCGCCGAGGGCGTCGACTGGCGAGATGCCTCCGTGCCACGCCCACAAAAAGACCACGTGCGTTTCCTGA
- the mtfmt gene encoding methionyl-tRNA formyltransferase, mitochondrial isoform X3: MRSGGRVVGATLAVLRLPRLSGGGSVASAGRKPETLWPPWGPRRRLCSSGPPWRILFFGSDHFAVKTLKVLVTERSRAGGAVSSLEVATLSTDVPVVDFARRECLTLHRWPLGDVDGRFDVGVVVSFGCLLHQSLIKKFPYGILNVHPSLLPRWRGAAPIFHTILNGDAVTGVTIMQIRPHRFDVGPILNQCLHAVPETSTADQLADVLAAKAAPLLLDTLCNLPQKIADKREQSPTGAIFAPKISASMSWIVWEEQTCQQIDRLYRAIGSRDGWVAFKAVILKKRLTAADFYNGYLHQTHGATAFVSPPRASTGEMPPCHAHKKTTCVS, encoded by the exons ATGCGGAGCGGCGGCAGGGTGGTTGGGGCCACGCTGGctgtcctccgcctcccccGGCTCAGCGGTGGCGGCAGTGTGGCGTCTGCGGGGCGGAAGCCAGAAACCCTGTGGCCCCCATGGGGGCCCCGCAGGCGCCTGTGCTCGTCCGGACCCCCATGGAGGATCCTGTTCTTCGGCTCGGATCACTTCGCTGTAAAGACCCTTAAGGTCCTTGTGACAGAAAG GAGTCGCGCGGGTGGCGCCGTGTCGTCGTTGGAGGTGGCAACGCTGAGCACCGACGTTCCGGTGGTGGACTTCGCCCGGCGCGAGTGTCTCACGCTGCACCGATGGCCGCTGGGAGACGTGGACGGACGCTTTGACGTGGGCGTGGTTGTGTCTTTCGGCTGTTTGCTCCACCAAAGTCTCATCAAAAAGTTCCCGTA CGGCATCCTGAACGTCCATCCCAGCCTTCTTCCTCGTTGGCGCGGTGCCGCGCCGATCTTCCACACCATCCTCAACGGAGACGCCGTGACGGGCGTGACCATCATGCAGATACGACCTCACag GTTCGACGTGGGTCCAATCCTGAACCAGTGTCTCCACGCAGTCCCCGAGACCAGCACTGCCGACCAGCTCGCCGACGTCCTCGCTGCCAAAGCAGCTCCGCTG CTCTTGGACACATTATGCAATTTGCCTCAGAAGATAGCTGACAAGCGGGAGCAGAGCCCGACCGGCGCCATCTTTG CCCCCAAGATCAGCGCCTCCATGAGCTGGATTGTGTGGGAGGAGCAGACGTGCCAGCAAATCGACCGCCTCTACCGAGCCATCGGATCGCGG GACGGCTGGGTGGCCTTCAAAGCGGTGATCCTGAAGAAGCGTCTGACGGCGGCAGATTTTTACAACGGTTACTTGCACCAGACGCACGGCGCCACCGCCTTCGTCAGCCCGCCGAGGGCGTCGACTGGCGAGATGCCTCCGTGCCACGCCCACAAAAAGACCACGTGCGTTTCCTGA
- the LOC144050223 gene encoding uncharacterized protein LOC144050223 isoform X2, with product MFGGCLLLFVFLSGGEAFLLRHPRRGTCLEERWPSGGVVLRVCRASSRAQQWSWKGRGLLASAVTSRCLSARRPRVTLPCREGAELEWRCDGNTLVGRATAVMLTTDRWRPTPGKRQEKGREEDLRKHISRLRRASPHDARTTAEAAEKKAIMTDEQKEYLQWFYRTEDPTVWKFVMLGLAFVCLLVGFLLLGMGAMASRRKIAKYKAAAAVAHKGTDEMWPAGNDDALACGTPSSQRTAQTQQTPCNGDTGDMKAGSIVVTWKDGNTSCLYPDNPAHAEAEVEPPLPDDKDNARVQRDDEDKEDEEDQMKDGRD from the exons ATGTTTGGTGGCTGTTTGCTTCTCTTCGTCTTCctctcag GAGGCGAGGCTTTCCTGCTGCGCCACCCTCGCAGGGGCACGTGTTTGGAGGAGCGCTGGCCATCCGGCGGCGTCGTTCTGCGCGTTTGCCGCGCGTCCTCCCGGGCCCAACAGTGGTCGTGGAAAGGTCGCGGCCTGCTGGCGTCCGCCGTCACGTCCAGGTGTCTGTCGGCGCGCCGGCCCCGCGTCACGCTGCCCTGTCGGGAaggggcggagctagagtgGAGGTGCGACGGGAACACGCTGGTCGGCCGCGCTACGGCAGTAATGCTCACCACCGACAGGTGGCGACCCACGCCCGGCAAACGTCAAGAAAAAGGACGAGAAGAAGACCTTCGCAAACACATCAGTA GGTTGCGTCGGGCGTCACCGCACGACGCGCGTACGACAGCTGAGGCAGCAGAGAAGAAGGCGATCATGACGGATGAGCAGAAAGAATATCTGCAATGGTTTTATCGCACCGAAGATC CGACCGTGTGGAAGTTTGTGATGTTGGGTTTGGCCTTCGTCTGCCTTCTGGTCGGCTTTCTCTTGCTGGGAATGGGCGCCATGGCTAGCAG GAGAAAGATCGCCAAGTACAAGGCGGCCGCCGCAGTGGCGCACAAAGGCACAGACGAGATGTGGCCGGCAGGCAACGACGACGCGCTCGCCTGCGGCACGCCGTCATCACAAAGGACGGCGCAGACGCAGCAAACGCCCTGCAACGGCGACACCGGCGACATGAAAGCGGGGAGCATCGTGGTGACGTGGAAGGACGGAAACACTTCCTGTCTGTACCCCGACAACCCGGCCCACGCCGAGGCCGAGGTTGAGCCGCCCCTGCCGGATGACAAGGACAATGCCCGAGTCCAACGGGATGATGAGGACAAGGAGGACGAAGAAGACCAGATGAAGGATGGAAGAGACTGA
- the LOC144050223 gene encoding uncharacterized protein LOC144050223 isoform X1, whose protein sequence is MFGGCLLLFVFLSGGEAFLLRHPRRGTCLEERWPSGGVVLRVCRASSRAQQWSWKGRGLLASAVTSRCLSARRPRVTLPCREGAELEWRCDGNTLVGRATAVMLTTDRWRPTPGKRQEKGREEDLRKHISRLRRASPHDARTTAEAAEKKAIMTDEQKEYLQWFYRTEDPTVWKFVMLGLAFVCLLVGFLLLGMGAMASRNRRKIAKYKAAAAVAHKGTDEMWPAGNDDALACGTPSSQRTAQTQQTPCNGDTGDMKAGSIVVTWKDGNTSCLYPDNPAHAEAEVEPPLPDDKDNARVQRDDEDKEDEEDQMKDGRD, encoded by the exons ATGTTTGGTGGCTGTTTGCTTCTCTTCGTCTTCctctcag GAGGCGAGGCTTTCCTGCTGCGCCACCCTCGCAGGGGCACGTGTTTGGAGGAGCGCTGGCCATCCGGCGGCGTCGTTCTGCGCGTTTGCCGCGCGTCCTCCCGGGCCCAACAGTGGTCGTGGAAAGGTCGCGGCCTGCTGGCGTCCGCCGTCACGTCCAGGTGTCTGTCGGCGCGCCGGCCCCGCGTCACGCTGCCCTGTCGGGAaggggcggagctagagtgGAGGTGCGACGGGAACACGCTGGTCGGCCGCGCTACGGCAGTAATGCTCACCACCGACAGGTGGCGACCCACGCCCGGCAAACGTCAAGAAAAAGGACGAGAAGAAGACCTTCGCAAACACATCAGTA GGTTGCGTCGGGCGTCACCGCACGACGCGCGTACGACAGCTGAGGCAGCAGAGAAGAAGGCGATCATGACGGATGAGCAGAAAGAATATCTGCAATGGTTTTATCGCACCGAAGATC CGACCGTGTGGAAGTTTGTGATGTTGGGTTTGGCCTTCGTCTGCCTTCTGGTCGGCTTTCTCTTGCTGGGAATGGGCGCCATGGCTAGCAG AAACAGGAGAAAGATCGCCAAGTACAAGGCGGCCGCCGCAGTGGCGCACAAAGGCACAGACGAGATGTGGCCGGCAGGCAACGACGACGCGCTCGCCTGCGGCACGCCGTCATCACAAAGGACGGCGCAGACGCAGCAAACGCCCTGCAACGGCGACACCGGCGACATGAAAGCGGGGAGCATCGTGGTGACGTGGAAGGACGGAAACACTTCCTGTCTGTACCCCGACAACCCGGCCCACGCCGAGGCCGAGGTTGAGCCGCCCCTGCCGGATGACAAGGACAATGCCCGAGTCCAACGGGATGATGAGGACAAGGAGGACGAAGAAGACCAGATGAAGGATGGAAGAGACTGA
- the LOC144050223 gene encoding organic solute transporter subunit beta isoform X3, with translation MFGGCLLLFVFLSGLRRASPHDARTTAEAAEKKAIMTDEQKEYLQWFYRTEDPTVWKFVMLGLAFVCLLVGFLLLGMGAMASRNRRKIAKYKAAAAVAHKGTDEMWPAGNDDALACGTPSSQRTAQTQQTPCNGDTGDMKAGSIVVTWKDGNTSCLYPDNPAHAEAEVEPPLPDDKDNARVQRDDEDKEDEEDQMKDGRD, from the exons ATGTTTGGTGGCTGTTTGCTTCTCTTCGTCTTCctctcag GGTTGCGTCGGGCGTCACCGCACGACGCGCGTACGACAGCTGAGGCAGCAGAGAAGAAGGCGATCATGACGGATGAGCAGAAAGAATATCTGCAATGGTTTTATCGCACCGAAGATC CGACCGTGTGGAAGTTTGTGATGTTGGGTTTGGCCTTCGTCTGCCTTCTGGTCGGCTTTCTCTTGCTGGGAATGGGCGCCATGGCTAGCAG AAACAGGAGAAAGATCGCCAAGTACAAGGCGGCCGCCGCAGTGGCGCACAAAGGCACAGACGAGATGTGGCCGGCAGGCAACGACGACGCGCTCGCCTGCGGCACGCCGTCATCACAAAGGACGGCGCAGACGCAGCAAACGCCCTGCAACGGCGACACCGGCGACATGAAAGCGGGGAGCATCGTGGTGACGTGGAAGGACGGAAACACTTCCTGTCTGTACCCCGACAACCCGGCCCACGCCGAGGCCGAGGTTGAGCCGCCCCTGCCGGATGACAAGGACAATGCCCGAGTCCAACGGGATGATGAGGACAAGGAGGACGAAGAAGACCAGATGAAGGATGGAAGAGACTGA
- the c4h16orf87 gene encoding UPF0547 protein C16orf87 homolog, with product MSTNKTKKVKMATKSCPECDQQIPVACKSCPCGYVFISRKLLNAKLNECSSTNAADKLEFKRRRTERIRRDRPDSGLTPAGGGDAGDGRRQQPRANGQADPIRRGRGRPKTVGLKKHDDDKEKQEKEVDVYAGLSDERAFVFSVALAEINRKILAQTLIL from the exons ATGTcgacaaataaaacaaagaaagtcAAAATGGCTACAAAATCTTGTCCCGAATGCGACCAACAG ATTCCCGTGGCGTGCAAGTCGTGCCCGTGTGGTTACGTGTTCATTAGCAGGAAGCTCCTTAACGCCAAGTTGAACGAGTGCTCGTCCACAAACGCTGCAG ACAAGCTGGAGTTCAAGCGTCGGCGCACGGAGCGCATCCGGCGCGACCGCCCGGATAGCGGCCTGACGCCGGCAGGTGGGGGCGACGCCGGAGacggcaggaggcagcagccgAGGGCCAACGGCCAGGCCGACCCCATCCGCAGGGGGCGGGGGCGACCCAAGACGGTTGGACTCAAGAAACACGATGACGACAAAG AGAAACAAGAGAAAGAAGTGGACGTGTACGCGGGCCTGTCGGATGAGCGAGCGTTCGTGTTCTCGGTGGCGTTGGCCGAGATCAACCGCAAGATTCTGGCTCAGACGCTCATCTTGTAG
- the vps35 gene encoding vacuolar protein sorting-associated protein 35: MPTTQQSPQDEQEKLLDEAVQAVKVQSFQMKRCLDKNKLMDALKHASNMLGELRTSMLSPKSYYELYMAISDELHYLEVYLTDEFAKGRKVADLYELVQYAGNIIPRLYLLITVGVVYVRSFPQSRKDILKDLVEMCRGVQHPLRGLFLRNYLLQCTRNILPDDGEHTEGSEEMTGDINDSIDFVLLNFAEMNKLWVRMQHQGHSRDREKREKERQELRILVGTNLVRLSQLEGVNVDKYKQVVLAGVLEQVVNCRDSLAQEYLMECIIQVFPDEFHLQTLNPFLRSCADLHQHVNVKNIIIALIDRLALFAHREDGPGIPAEIKLFDIFSQQVATVIQSRQDMPSEDVVSLQVSLINLAMKCYPDRVDYVDKVLESTVEIFNKLNLEHIATSSAVSKELTRLLKIPVDTYNNVLTVLQLKHFPPLFEYFDYESRKSMSCYVLSNTLDYNTTIVAQEQVDAILTLASTLIQDQPDQPADEQDPEDFAEEQSLVGRFIHLLHSDDPDQQYLILNTARKHFGAGGNQRIRYTLPPLVFAAYQLAFRYKDNSSLDDKWEKKCQKIFSFAHQTISALIKAELAELPLRLFLQGALAAGEIGFENHETVAYEFMSQAFSLYEDEISDSKAQLAAITLIIGTFERTKCFSEENHEPLRTQCALAASKLLKKPDQCRAVSICAHLFWSGRSTDKNHEEIRDGKRVMECLKKALKIANQCMDPSLQVQLFIEILNRYVCFYERENDAVTVQVLNQLIQKIREDLPNLEASEESEQINKHFHNTLEHLRLQREAPEAEGPVYEGLVL, translated from the exons ATG CCGACTACACAGCAGTCTCCTCAGGATGAGCAGGAGAAGCTTCTGGATGAAGCCGTGCAGGCCGTCAAGGTCCAGTCTTTCCAGATGAAACGATGCCTG GACAAGAACAAGCTGATGGACGCACTGAAACACGCCTCCAACATGCTGGGAGAACTGCGGACCTCCATGCTGTCTCCCAAAAGCTACTACGAGCTCT ACATGGCCATCTCGGACGAGCTGCACTACCTGGAGGTCTACCTCACGGACGAGTTTGCCAAAGGGCGCAAGGTGGCCGACCTGTACGAGCTGGTCCAGTACGCGGGGAACATCATTCCCAGGCT CTACCTGCTGATCACGGTGGGCGTGGTCTACGTGCGCTCCTTCCCGCAGTCTCGCAAGGACATTCTGAAGGACCTGGTGGAGATGTGCCGCGGCGTGCAGCACCCGCTCAGGGGCCTCTTCCTCAGGAACTACCTGCTGCAGTGCACCCGCAACATCCTGCCCGACGACGGCGAGCACACAGA AGGGTCCGAGGAGATGACGGGCGACATCAACGACTCCATCGACTTTGTGCTGCTCAACTTTGCCGAGATGAACAAGTTGTGGGTGCGCATGCAGCACCAGGGCCACAGTCGCGACCGGGAGAAGCGCGAGAAGGAGCGCCAGGAGCTCCGCATCCTGGTGGGCACCAACCTGGTCCGGCTCAGCCAGCTGGAGGGCGTCAACGTGGACAAGTACAAGCAG GTTGTTCTTGCTGGCGTGCTGGAGCAGGTCGTGAACTGCCGAGACTCGCTGGCACAGGAGTACCTGATGGAATGCATCATCCAG GTGTTCCCGGATGAGTTTCACCTGCAGACCCTCAACCCTTTCCTGCGCTCCTGCGCCGACCTTCATCAGCACGTCAATGTCAAGAACATCATCATCGCCCTCATCGACAG ACTGGCGCTGTTTGCTCACCGAGAAGATGGACCCGGGATTCCAGCAGAGATCAAACTTTTTGACATCTTCTCGCAGCAAGTGGCCACAGTTATCCAG TCGCGTCAGGACATGCCGTCCGAGGACGTGGTGTCCTTGCAGGTGTCGCTCATTAATCTTGCCATGAAGTGTTACCCTGACCGCGTGGACTACGTGGACAAAGTGCTGGAGAGCACCGTGGAGATCTTCAACAAGCTCAACCTGGAACA CATAGCGACAAGTAGCGCCGTGTCCAAGGAGCTGACCCGCCTGCTGAAGATCCCGGTGGACACGTACAACAACGTCCTGACGGTGCTGCAGCTCAAGCACTTCCCGCCGCTCTTCGAGTACTTTGACTACGAGTCTCGCAAGAGCATGAGCTGCTACGTGCTCAGCAACACGCTGGACTACAACACCACCATTGTGGCGCAGGAGCAG GTGGACGCCATCTTGACCCTGGCGTCCACGCTGATCCAGGACCAGCCGGACCAGCCGGCGGATGAGCAGGACCCCGAGGATTTTGCCGAGGAGCAGAGCCTCGTGGGTCGCTTCATTCATCTGCTGCACTCTGACGATCCCGATCAGCAGTACCTG ATCCTGAACACGGCCCGCAAACATTTTGGCGCCGGCGGAAACCAAAGGATCCGCTACACGCTCCCTCCGCTGGTCTTTGCCGCCTACCAGCTGGCCTTCAGATACAAGGACAACTCGTCACTG GACGATAAGTGGGAGAAGAAGTGTCAGAAGATCTTCTCCTTCGCCCATCAGACCATCAGCGCCTTAATCAAGGCCGAGTTGGCCGAGCTGCCGCTGCGACTCTTCCTGCAGGGGGCGCTGGCGGCCGGCGAGATCGGCTTTGAGAACCACGAGACGGTGGCCTACGAGTTCATGTCGCAG GCCTTCTCGCTGTACGAGGACGAGATCAGCGACTCCAAAGCGCAGCTGGCGGCCATCACGCTGATCATCGGCACGTTCGAGCGCACCAAGTGCTTCAGCGAAGAGAACCACGAGCCGCTGAGGACGCAGTGCGCCTTGGCCGCCTCCAAGCTGCTCAAGAAACCCGACCAGTGTCGCGCCGTCAGCATCTGCGCGCACCTCTTCTGGTCCGGGCGCAGCACTGACAAGAACCATGAAGAG ATCCGAGACGGCAAGCGCGTGATGGAGTGTCTGAAGAAAGCGCTGAAGATCGCCAACCAGTGTATGGACCCCTCGCTGCAAGTGCAGCTCTTCATCGAGATCCTCAACAGATACGTCTGCTTCTACGAGAGGGAAAACGATGCC GTGACGGTGCAGGTTCTGAACCAGCTGATCCAGAAGATCCGAGAGGACCTCCCCAACCTGGAGGCCAGCGAGGAGAGCGAGCAGATCAACAAACACTTCCACAACACGCTGGAGCACCTGCGCCTGCAGAGGGAGGCGCCCGAGGCCGAGGGGCCCGTCTACGAGGGACTGGTCCTCTGA